TTTAACCGTCAACTGGCCTACTTGTTTGCAGGCGATCGCCATGACCACCTCTACAACGAAATTGATGGCGTCTTTAAGCTCCTCGGTGAAGGAATTCAGGTGATCACCACCCGCTACTATTTCTCTTCCCTCGCTTACAACGCCAACAATCCCAGTGAATATGACTTCATCTATCGCTTAAATCAAGACTTTCCAGACCCCGATTTGGTGTTTTATTTTGACCTCCCCGTCGAAATTTCTTTGGAGCGCATCAACAGGCGATCGCATCAAGAAATTTACGAAACCAAAGCCAAACTCACCCAAGTGCGCCAAAACTACCAACAAATTTTTCAGACCTACCCTGGCCATTGGTATCAACTCGATGCCACCAACCCCCCAGAGGTGATCCATCAAAAAATTCTGCAAATTATCACTGACCTTGATTTTGCTGTTGGATCTGGTCTGGACTAGGGGGCGTCCCCAAATTTGTTGGCGGAGGCAATAGATCCAGCTCAAAACCATTTGCATCTGGTGGTGGCAACGGTGTCCCACTGTCGAGGGGCTCAAACTGAAAATCATTATTTGGATTGACTCCCGGCACCTGGGGCAGTCCCGGCATCCCTGGATTGAGGGTCGGATTTTGACCATCAAAGAAAAAATCTAGGTTTTGGCCCTCTGGCAAACCACCAGTCGTCCCGAGGGCGACCCGCTCGCCGCCGATAGATTTTAACCAATCCAAAACTTGAATTACTTCTTGGTAAGAACGACTCTCCGAGGCATTGAGGACGACGACACCATTGGGGTTACGGCCTAAATAATCGGTCACAATTTGAGAAAATTGCGCCTGACTCTCAATCAATTGCTTTTCTACATAAATCTGCCCAAAATCTGTCAAGCTCACAATCACCATATCAGGCATTTGGGCTGTGGCACTTTCTGCTGTCGGGAGTGTTAGATTGATCGCCTGCTGTCGAGAGAGATTAACCGCCGCCAGAATGAAAAAAGTCAACACACAGAAAATCACATCGATCAAGGGAATGATTTCGATGCGTAAGTCCGTAGAAGAATCCTCTTGCCACAGCTTAAAGGGCTTTAAGCCTAAAGTTTCTGGTTTAACAGGGGACTCACGCTTCATTATTGATCTCCTTCAATGAGCATCGCATCTAAGTTTTGACCTGGAATAGGCAAGCCTTCGAGATAATTTTGACGATAGAGCATTTCCAATTCACTGCCGGCCTGACGGAAAAGACGGACTTGGTTACTTGAAAGAGCCTGAAACAGTCGATAAAAAGCCAACGCGACGATCGCCACAATGAGTCCCATCGCCGTTGAAAAGAGAGATTCACTAATCCCCAGGGTAACGCCGCTGGTGGAATCAGTGCCTAGATCGCTGATCTGGATAGAACCCAGGGAATTAATCAGTCCCAACACCGTCCCTAATAGTCCTAATAGCGGGGAAAGGGCGATCACTGCTTCTAAAACCTTTTCACCCCGGCGCATATTAGCTAATTCTTCATCGGCCGCAGCTTCAAGGGCGAGGTGAAAAATCTCTGGATCGATAGACTGCTGCTTCAAGGGGGCGTAGAGGAAGCGACCAAGGGGATGCTTTTGGCAGGTGCGGGCAATTTCACTGACGGCTTGCCATTGGTAATGGGCCGCATCGAGAATTTTGTCTTGGACCCGCTGACTCTGTTGAATCACTTTCCACCAAAACCAGAGTCGCTCAATAATGGTACTGAGGGCCATAATTGACAGCAACACCAGGGGCCACATTGCTGGACCCCCACGGTTGAGAATATCTAAAACATTCACTGAACTACCTCGCTTCCGTCACGCCAAAAATAAAGACTAGTTCCAATTCTACGGTTTTTTATGGTATTCGGTGCTTCTCTATGTTGGGCAGAAATT
The nucleotide sequence above comes from [Synechococcus] sp. NIES-970. Encoded proteins:
- the tmk gene encoding thymidylate kinase — encoded protein: MQQKTQGKFIVFEGIDGSGSSTQASLLYQYFQQQQIPAVLSPEPSNGIIGNLVREALRQRLQFTKDPEKFNRQLAYLFAGDRHDHLYNEIDGVFKLLGEGIQVITTRYYFSSLAYNANNPSEYDFIYRLNQDFPDPDLVFYFDLPVEISLERINRRSHQEIYETKAKLTQVRQNYQQIFQTYPGHWYQLDATNPPEVIHQKILQIITDLDFAVGSGLD
- a CDS encoding biopolymer transport ExbD like protein; this translates as MKRESPVKPETLGLKPFKLWQEDSSTDLRIEIIPLIDVIFCVLTFFILAAVNLSRQQAINLTLPTAESATAQMPDMVIVSLTDFGQIYVEKQLIESQAQFSQIVTDYLGRNPNGVVVLNASESRSYQEVIQVLDWLKSIGGERVALGTTGGLPEGQNLDFFFDGQNPTLNPGMPGLPQVPGVNPNNDFQFEPLDSGTPLPPPDANGFELDLLPPPTNLGTPPSPDQIQQQNQGQ
- a CDS encoding MotA/TolQ/ExbB proton channel family domain protein; its protein translation is MWPLVLLSIMALSTIIERLWFWWKVIQQSQRVQDKILDAAHYQWQAVSEIARTCQKHPLGRFLYAPLKQQSIDPEIFHLALEAAADEELANMRRGEKVLEAVIALSPLLGLLGTVLGLINSLGSIQISDLGTDSTSGVTLGISESLFSTAMGLIVAIVALAFYRLFQALSSNQVRLFRQAGSELEMLYRQNYLEGLPIPGQNLDAMLIEGDQ